A single genomic interval of Suncus etruscus isolate mSunEtr1 chromosome 10, mSunEtr1.pri.cur, whole genome shotgun sequence harbors:
- the CHTOP gene encoding chromatin target of PRMT1 protein isoform X3, giving the protein MAAQSAPKVVLKSTTKMSLNERFTNMLKNKQPMPVNIRASMQQQQQLASARNRRLAQQMENRPSVQAALKLKQKSLKQRLGKSNIQARLGRPIGSLARGAIGGRGLPIIQRGLPRGGLRGGRASRTLLRGGMSLRGRGIIGRGRGGFGGRGRGRGRGRSALTRPVLTKEQLDNQLDAYMSKTKGHLDAELDAYMAQTDPETND; this is encoded by the exons ATGGCTGCCCAGTCCGCGCCGAAAGTCGTGCTCAAAAGCACCACCAAGATGTCGCTGAACGAGCG CTTTACTAATATGCTGAAGAACAAACAGCCGATGCCGGTGAATATTCGGGCTTCGATGCAGCAACAACAGCAGCTAGCCAGTGCCAGAAACAGAAGACTGGCCCAGCAGATGGAGAATAGACCCTCTGTCCAGGCAGCTTTAAAACTGAAGCAG AAGAGCTTAAAGCAGCGCCTGGGTAAGAGTAACATCCAGGCACGGTTAGGCCGGCCCATAGGGTCCCTGGCCAGGGGAGCAATCGGAGGACGAGGCCTGCCCATAATCCAGAGAGGCTTGCCCAGAGGAGGACTGCGTGGGGGACGTGCCTCAAGAACCCTACTTAGGGGCGGGATGTCGCTCCGAG GTCGGGGTATAATAGGTCGGGGAAGAGGGGGCTTTGGAGGCAGAGGTCGAGGCCGTGGACGGGGGAGAAGTGCCCTGACTCGCCCTGTGCTGACCAAGGAGCAACTTGACAACCAACTAGATGCCTACATGTCAAAAACGAAAGGCCATCTGGATGCCGAATTGGATGCCTACATGGCTCAGACTGATCCTGAAACCAATGATTGA
- the CHTOP gene encoding chromatin target of PRMT1 protein isoform X5 encodes MAAQSAPKVVLKSTTKMSLNERFTNMLKNKQPMPVNIRASMQQQQQLASARNRRLAQQMENRPSVQAALKLKQILYANPDNGCGRICPSCGWASGGRCHATKSLKQRLGKSNIQARLGRPIGSLARGAIGGRGLPIIQRGLPRGGLRGGRASRTLLRGGMSLRGQNLLRGGRAVAPRMGLRRGGVRGRGGPGRGGLGRGAMGRGGLGGRGRGIIGRGRGGFGGRGRGRGRGRSALTRPVLTKEQLDNQLDAYMSKTKGHLDAELDAYMAQTDPETND; translated from the exons ATGGCTGCCCAGTCCGCGCCGAAAGTCGTGCTCAAAAGCACCACCAAGATGTCGCTGAACGAGCG CTTTACTAATATGCTGAAGAACAAACAGCCGATGCCGGTGAATATTCGGGCTTCGATGCAGCAACAACAGCAGCTAGCCAGTGCCAGAAACAGAAGACTGGCCCAGCAGATGGAGAATAGACCCTCTGTCCAGGCAGCTTTAAAACTGAAGCAG ATTTTATATGCAAATCCGGACAATGGCTGTGGAAGGATATGTCCAAGCTGTGGCTGGGCGTCAGGAGGGCGGTGCCATGCAACT AAGAGCTTAAAGCAGCGCCTGGGTAAGAGTAACATCCAGGCACGGTTAGGCCGGCCCATAGGGTCCCTGGCCAGGGGAGCAATCGGAGGACGAGGCCTGCCCATAATCCAGAGAGGCTTGCCCAGAGGAGGACTGCGTGGGGGACGTGCCTCAAGAACCCTACTTAGGGGCGGGATGTCGCTCCGAG GTCAAAACCTGCTCCGAGGTGGACGAGCCGTAGCTCCCCGAATGGGCTTAAGAAGAGGTGGTGTTCGAGGTCGTGGAGGTCCTGGGAGAGGGGGCCTAGGGCGTGGAGCTATGGGTCGTGGCGGACTCGGTGGTAGAG GTCGGGGTATAATAGGTCGGGGAAGAGGGGGCTTTGGAGGCAGAGGTCGAGGCCGTGGACGGGGGAGAAGTGCCCTGACTCGCCCTGTGCTGACCAAGGAGCAACTTGACAACCAACTAGATGCCTACATGTCAAAAACGAAAGGCCATCTGGATGCCGAATTGGATGCCTACATGGCTCAGACTGATCCTGAAACCAATGATTGA
- the CHTOP gene encoding chromatin target of PRMT1 protein isoform X1 — MAAQSAPKVVLKSTTKMSLNERFTNMLKNKQPMPVNIRASMQQQQQLASARNRRLAQQMENRPSVQAALKLKQKSLKQRLGKSNIQARLGRPIGSLARGAIGGRGLPIIQRGLPRGGLRGGRASRTLLRGGMSLRGQNLLRGGRAVAPRMGLRRGGVRGRGGPGRGGLGRGAMGRGGLGGRGRGIIGRGRGGFGGRGRGRGRGRSALTRPVLTKEQLDNQLDAYMSKTKGHLDAELDAYMAQTDPETND, encoded by the exons ATGGCTGCCCAGTCCGCGCCGAAAGTCGTGCTCAAAAGCACCACCAAGATGTCGCTGAACGAGCG CTTTACTAATATGCTGAAGAACAAACAGCCGATGCCGGTGAATATTCGGGCTTCGATGCAGCAACAACAGCAGCTAGCCAGTGCCAGAAACAGAAGACTGGCCCAGCAGATGGAGAATAGACCCTCTGTCCAGGCAGCTTTAAAACTGAAGCAG AAGAGCTTAAAGCAGCGCCTGGGTAAGAGTAACATCCAGGCACGGTTAGGCCGGCCCATAGGGTCCCTGGCCAGGGGAGCAATCGGAGGACGAGGCCTGCCCATAATCCAGAGAGGCTTGCCCAGAGGAGGACTGCGTGGGGGACGTGCCTCAAGAACCCTACTTAGGGGCGGGATGTCGCTCCGAG GTCAAAACCTGCTCCGAGGTGGACGAGCCGTAGCTCCCCGAATGGGCTTAAGAAGAGGTGGTGTTCGAGGTCGTGGAGGTCCTGGGAGAGGGGGCCTAGGGCGTGGAGCTATGGGTCGTGGCGGACTCGGTGGTAGAG GTCGGGGTATAATAGGTCGGGGAAGAGGGGGCTTTGGAGGCAGAGGTCGAGGCCGTGGACGGGGGAGAAGTGCCCTGACTCGCCCTGTGCTGACCAAGGAGCAACTTGACAACCAACTAGATGCCTACATGTCAAAAACGAAAGGCCATCTGGATGCCGAATTGGATGCCTACATGGCTCAGACTGATCCTGAAACCAATGATTGA
- the S100A13 gene encoding protein S100-A13: MAAEPLTELETAIETVVTTFFTFAGREGRKGSLSINEFKELVTQQLPHLLKDVGSLEEKMKSLDVNQDSELKFHEYWRLIGELAKEIRKEKAQEIRKK, from the exons ATGGCAGCAGAGCCGCTGACAGAGCTGGAGACCGCCATCGAGACGGTGGTCACCACCTTCTTCACCTTCGCTGGACGGGAGGGCCGCAAGGGCAGCCTCAGCATCAACGAGTTCAAGGAGCTGGTCACTCAGCAGCTGCCGCACCTGCTCAAG GATGTGGGTTCCTTGGAGGAGAAGATGAAGAGCTTGGATGTGAACCAGGACTCGGAGCTCAAGTTCCATGAGTACTGGAGACTGATTGGGGAGTTGGCTAAGGAGATCCGGAAGGAGAAGGCCCAGGAGATCCGGAAGAAGTAA
- the S100A1 gene encoding protein S100-A1: MSSDLETAMETLINVFHTHSGKEGDKYKLSKKELKELLQTEFSGFLEAQKDAETVDKLMKELDENGDGEVDFQEYVTFVAALTVACNNFFWENS; the protein is encoded by the exons ATGAGCTCTGACCTGGAAACAGCCATGGAGACCCTCATCAATGTGTTCCACACACACTCGGGCAAGGAGGGGGACAAGTACAAGCTGAGCAAGAAGGAGCTGAAGGAGCTGCTGCAGACTGAGTTCTCTGGTTTCCTGGAA GCCCAAAAGGATGCGGAAACTGTGGACAAGCTGATGAAGGAACTCGATGAGAATGGAGATGGGGAGGTGGACTTCCAGGAGTATGTCACCTTTGTGGCTGCCCTCACAGTGGCCTGCAACAACTTCTTCTGGGAGAATAGCTAG
- the CHTOP gene encoding chromatin target of PRMT1 protein isoform X4, with the protein MAAQSAPKVVLKSTTKMSLNERFTNMLKNKQPMPVNIRASMQQQQQLASARNRRLAQQMENRPSVQAALKLKQSLKQRLGKSNIQARLGRPIGSLARGAIGGRGLPIIQRGLPRGGLRGGRASRTLLRGGMSLRGRGIIGRGRGGFGGRGRGRGRGRSALTRPVLTKEQLDNQLDAYMSKTKGHLDAELDAYMAQTDPETND; encoded by the exons ATGGCTGCCCAGTCCGCGCCGAAAGTCGTGCTCAAAAGCACCACCAAGATGTCGCTGAACGAGCG CTTTACTAATATGCTGAAGAACAAACAGCCGATGCCGGTGAATATTCGGGCTTCGATGCAGCAACAACAGCAGCTAGCCAGTGCCAGAAACAGAAGACTGGCCCAGCAGATGGAGAATAGACCCTCTGTCCAGGCAGCTTTAAAACTGAAGCAG AGCTTAAAGCAGCGCCTGGGTAAGAGTAACATCCAGGCACGGTTAGGCCGGCCCATAGGGTCCCTGGCCAGGGGAGCAATCGGAGGACGAGGCCTGCCCATAATCCAGAGAGGCTTGCCCAGAGGAGGACTGCGTGGGGGACGTGCCTCAAGAACCCTACTTAGGGGCGGGATGTCGCTCCGAG GTCGGGGTATAATAGGTCGGGGAAGAGGGGGCTTTGGAGGCAGAGGTCGAGGCCGTGGACGGGGGAGAAGTGCCCTGACTCGCCCTGTGCTGACCAAGGAGCAACTTGACAACCAACTAGATGCCTACATGTCAAAAACGAAAGGCCATCTGGATGCCGAATTGGATGCCTACATGGCTCAGACTGATCCTGAAACCAATGATTGA
- the CHTOP gene encoding chromatin target of PRMT1 protein isoform X2 has translation MAAQSAPKVVLKSTTKMSLNERFTNMLKNKQPMPVNIRASMQQQQQLASARNRRLAQQMENRPSVQAALKLKQSLKQRLGKSNIQARLGRPIGSLARGAIGGRGLPIIQRGLPRGGLRGGRASRTLLRGGMSLRGQNLLRGGRAVAPRMGLRRGGVRGRGGPGRGGLGRGAMGRGGLGGRGRGIIGRGRGGFGGRGRGRGRGRSALTRPVLTKEQLDNQLDAYMSKTKGHLDAELDAYMAQTDPETND, from the exons ATGGCTGCCCAGTCCGCGCCGAAAGTCGTGCTCAAAAGCACCACCAAGATGTCGCTGAACGAGCG CTTTACTAATATGCTGAAGAACAAACAGCCGATGCCGGTGAATATTCGGGCTTCGATGCAGCAACAACAGCAGCTAGCCAGTGCCAGAAACAGAAGACTGGCCCAGCAGATGGAGAATAGACCCTCTGTCCAGGCAGCTTTAAAACTGAAGCAG AGCTTAAAGCAGCGCCTGGGTAAGAGTAACATCCAGGCACGGTTAGGCCGGCCCATAGGGTCCCTGGCCAGGGGAGCAATCGGAGGACGAGGCCTGCCCATAATCCAGAGAGGCTTGCCCAGAGGAGGACTGCGTGGGGGACGTGCCTCAAGAACCCTACTTAGGGGCGGGATGTCGCTCCGAG GTCAAAACCTGCTCCGAGGTGGACGAGCCGTAGCTCCCCGAATGGGCTTAAGAAGAGGTGGTGTTCGAGGTCGTGGAGGTCCTGGGAGAGGGGGCCTAGGGCGTGGAGCTATGGGTCGTGGCGGACTCGGTGGTAGAG GTCGGGGTATAATAGGTCGGGGAAGAGGGGGCTTTGGAGGCAGAGGTCGAGGCCGTGGACGGGGGAGAAGTGCCCTGACTCGCCCTGTGCTGACCAAGGAGCAACTTGACAACCAACTAGATGCCTACATGTCAAAAACGAAAGGCCATCTGGATGCCGAATTGGATGCCTACATGGCTCAGACTGATCCTGAAACCAATGATTGA